Genomic DNA from Setaria italica strain Yugu1 chromosome V, Setaria_italica_v2.0, whole genome shotgun sequence:
CCGCTGCTCTCTTCTCTTCCAAGGAATGGCCATTCCTGCCAACGCGATTGCTCGTTTGTGTGGCAGATTGGCAGGAATGCTAGATGCTCAAGGATCAAGCAGCTTTTTGGGTCTTTGTCTCCCACAGTCCCACACAAAcacaaagaagaagagagagagagaggcagctTTGAAGTTTGGAGAGAGCCGAGATAGCGAGCTCAAAGTAGCAAGCAAACATTCTCAAATTTCTCTTCTGTGGCTATCATACCAACAGATCGACTGTTACATGACGGGAATCTCCAACGGGcatgttgtgacttgtgaggccACTTTCTCGTGGAAAATCTGCTCCTTCGGTTCATGGCACAGCGGAGCTTGtacggcggccgccgcccgtcgaCGTCCGTCCCCTGCTCCTCCTAGCTTGACTTTCTATGCACCCGGTACACGTGAGCTACGGTACACGATGACGTCGACAGCTGCCGGGTTGTCGGTGATACTGTGGTATCACGAGAGGCGAGACCGACTGGTCCATGGCCGACGAATTAACGTGCAGGCAGCAGGAATGGTATGTACACCGCATAGCACTAGTACTGCATCTCTACCTCGTTACACGTGCGGAGCAAAAATGGTCATCCCGCcgcatttttttttactgatcCAGTAGTTGCGTGACGTCACTCGTCTAGTTGTTTTTCTATTTGCCCCCGCGCGAGTAACCTTTGCTGGTGAGGCATGAGAACGGAGCAGCCGCGCCGTAGGTACGTGTCGCCCTCGCCCACCCGGGCACCCGGACCGGACGCCACTGCTGCGAGCACATGGCTACTGGCCCTGCCAGTTTGACACTAGCTAGGCCAGCAGGCAGTCGAAACGAAAACGAGGCGAAAGGAGTCGATGCCTTCACATCCGCCGAAAATGACCGGAGGTCAGGACTCATCAGTAGGTGCGTGTCGCAACAACTCCGATGGGATGCAACCTGTGTGGAGGTTCCGTCAATCCTGCGGCGGGTACGGGGCCCAggcctgccggctgccgccccgtcctgggctcctggctgCTGATGGTGGTCGTGGCCTCGCGTTCGGCGCGAGTGGACGGGTCAATGCCGAGCGCGAGCACACGGACTTGTCGCCGGCCGATTAGATTCCAGATCTCGCCGGCGTCCTGGCGACGTCTTTCTCGGGCCGACCAggcgtcgttggctcgtcgctGGCCGCACTGTTCCTCGACGCGACAGAACTGCGTCCTCGCGCGCCGCGAGGGAGCGTGACAGGACGACGATCGACGGGCGGTTGAGCGAACAGGAGATACAGCTTTTGAATCATCGGATCGGGAAACAGGAGGAATAACGACGTCGTGCCAGGACAAAGCCACCGCCTAATTTAACTGGGGAGCATTGGTTGCCAGATGCCTTTCATCAAGCAACTGGGACTGATGGCCAGAATGGTACGCACATTTATTAGTTTCATCTCGTAATGGCCTAAGGATATTTTACATAGAAGTTATTATAGTATGATTATGTGAGATATTGTATCAATTTCTTTTAATTCACTTCCAACACAAGATCACTTCCTCCTTAAAATTTAACATAaataattgaaaaaaataattttaatcaCATAATCGCTTCTCTAAAAGAATCACAAGTAGAAGAAGGTCCACCGAACATGACGGCATACACTTATATTTCGTAAATGTTGGATCTTAAAAAGTTGTTTATTTATTAAATTGTAAACTTGGTCTTTTCACACTTATATAGATAGGAGTATTTCATAGATTGGTGACGAGGACGAATATTTGCAAGAGGTCCACTGAACTAGTTCCCCAATGATGGTAGGCTGGTAGTACACATAAGGAGGAGGACGACTAGTACATTGTAGCCCACGAGGCCAAGAGCATTAAGAAATCAAAAGTTGTAGTAGAAGCGGGGGCATAGAAAAAAATGGTCCAGGTCACGAGTTCAACTAGAAAAACTGTGAACCAGCAATCTCACCTGCTTGGCCGCTTAAAGGAAAAATTAGGTCTaagtgtcggggatagatccccagtacccgcaaggaaggaagaagacggactcctactaggattcccctttaatcctactaggactcataccttgtgatcctactaggactcctccttataattgactagtaatcccacccctggagtatataaaggagggcaggtcCCTAGATTGGTAGGCGAAGATCTTATACAACAACAACATatgaccaaatcctcaacaccaaacaacacccaagcgcagggcgcaatatacaacacaccaAATAGGACGTGGGGTaatacgctactctggcggtccgaacttgtataaatccatgtcttgtgtcctcgcttttaccttcgagttctagaTCCGGCTATCcctcaccaaccaatctactacctcgggatacccttTGGTAGGTTGTCGGGCATAAAACACCGATatttggcgcgccaggtaggggtgatcgtcaagatcatcgggcgagcttggaggacctcatcaagatcaatctactctacaAGACAAGAACGTTGTTCTCCCAGCCAATCGATGACTCGGTGTGCAACTGCGTTGGAGTCTGAGGCGAAGTCGCTGGATAGGCTAATTCTGAGCTAGCATCTGTTCTCACCGAATTGGGATTCAAAACGGAGTGCAGAGTGGAGCAATTCACCAGCCACTGATCCTCTCCAAGCATCAAATCGagatggaatagaattggaCGGCGTCAAGACGGAATCCTACAGGGAATCGATTTACTTAGTCGAGTCCAAAGTGGATATCAGCATTGTTGATCGGAGATGGAAAAGCAcgccaagcatcaaaataaagaaacaactACCGTTGTTCCCTCTGGCGCTGGAAATCAATGGTTTATTCAGCTATGCGCACACTAAAAAAGCTACCAGAAGGACTTCAGCCTgcgtggcaacaccaacaaatctTCGACGGTGTGATCAACTACTTCTGCAAGAGCAAGACGTCTATGCCGGCTTGCTAatgactacttcaactactcgtctcgactagaaaactagttgagggTGGGTCTCATACCGTCggcaactagtcggaatcaactccgactagtaAGCTTCATGAGCAACCATCGCAGCTTCATCGATAATCATCCATAagtcaagctaagtcactttttaattattttatataatttttccggCTTGTTTTTCGCATGCATGGCAACGCgccgagtacttatttgtgtacgtctCTTGACGGGAATTACCCTTCAGAGCTACACTTCACCGACTATTCTTAGGGCATGTTGACCGtcagccatgggcttggtacaccgaattacggaggctatcgcCACGAGTTTGGTGCAATGAGTTTCAAAAGCTCCGTCAGGCTTagtacaccgaattaggaggctctgccatGAAGTTTGGTGCATTGAGTGCTGGAGActcacaacggctacaccctagtgaggcagaaatcctatgcgcggcaaaCACACGCTTTCCTCGTCaaaaaggtagaaaagtctcaatAACTACTTTACACGCAATcacgctctctttttatcgcaatgtCGACTACTTATATTCAATGTCTTTCTCTTAGTGGTCACTAATATCTTCGAGCAGAACACACCTCAATTCGTGAAAGTCTTGGATCTTCTAccatgcctaaacgctaggatgcgagacaaagatctccgtagcatCAGTGCTAGTATatgtacacgagacaaagatctcacacgcagtggcaatgactaaacagggactgagagtTGAAACGTAACAGGCTATCTACTTGGGAGAAATATGGTCAAAACGAGAgaatgacacacaacatttacattatattcatcactgaataaatttcggtagttccaaattctacaaatatgctatataatgtatgcatctcttttttcaggtcaagtTTCGGTGACAACTCTCCAGGACGTTCAACGTATtttcaatggctccgctagctcccaagctcgggggctaagcgccaattactactcggaatatctccgaTGGCTAAGCCAGCTTCCTAGCTTGGGGGCTAAACGCCAAATAATTACTTgatgtggctcctacggctcacttGGCGTATAAgcttgggggctggacgccaAATGACTACTCGAAAGACGACTGGCGTGAATACTAAAGACCCtcagattgattatttaatcattccaaggctcggaggctgataagctacacgcaacagttgattttttcaagatgaaagaagaagattcaaaatTTTTATTGAAGCTCAGCCTGatttttcgattcaacctatggctctggggctactccatatagagtgcgaCTTCCGCCGCCCTCGATATCAGCAAAgaagaagattacaaaatcaagatgatcaagggattgagcacaccatagcctcatgacagctttgaggaactttaaAGATTCAGCCAAACAAAGTACTTGAGGAGCACAAAAACTACTCGACGAGAATcataaaagtactcgaagactgctacaTTTGGCTGTGAagcgctcaggggcttgtcggggatagatccccagtacccgcaaggaaggaagaagacggacttgTCGGCGCTAAAAATCGACCGatgaccttcagcgtcggacacacgacccgagagaatctgcttagctcctattcgggtgatcgccctggtgcggttcacgcggcgtgccagtcaatctgacctgttgattgatgtggaaagaaacgtattaaatcccaagggtttcgatcggctaaggttccgatctgtctcaaaaagcgtatcagcgaatcgtccgatttgctatgaagatgaccggctatagaacagccgacAATCACGCAGCGGTTGTAACGAATCTACCAGAGCAGACTAGACAACGCtacgaagcaacacttgaaatagatctaatcggctgtataatgATGAATAAAAAATAACAGTAATAAAGCCGACaattcaaatctcaagctggataattgatgataaaactaaaacaatagataaaacctacagttctagttaatatcgataacttgtgaataaatctaaacgaaacgacagtgatgcacccgaagttaaagcttagatattactcgataagcggaacttacagaatcggccggagatcgtgtcgatgcagtcctgccaacccgtacgaaacTCGTGAAAGGAAAAGAtatattggcgaagtcgccgacttgaaagtaaagtacgatgaaaaagtagattgtttgtattgattgatgtcttCTTTACAAATCCCCAGAGAcgactatttatagcctattacaactgatttcttaaccgactaggatctatctttaattttaaacgaaaacaaatatctacgaacacaactcgtatcggagttggttatcagacccccacgggccaatctcttCATCTATCTTCTTCTCTAGCCCagcttaagcccatattggcccagccgctccaaccttccaatcggccgaccccCACCAACTCCATTCGCCAATCGCCCGAAACACTGCaacaccaatcggccgattcccaactgtggcgccaatcgaccgattcccaattgTAGCCTTTAAgtctgccgcatcggccaatctctTCCTTCCCTAACACCGATTCaaaatgtgtcaaaatctggcattaACAGGACTCCTACttggattcccctgtaatcctattaggactcataccttgtaatcctactaagactcttcttgtaaccgactagtaatcccaccccctagagtatataaaggagggcaggggttcCTAAATCGGTAATTGAAGACCTtatagaaccacaatagaggatcaaattctcaacaccaaacaacacccaagcgcaaggtgcaatatacaataccccaaataggacgtagggtaatacgctactctggcgggcccaacctgtataaatctgtatcttatgtcctcgcttttacctttgagttccaggtccggcgatcccccatcaaccaatctactatctcaggatacccctcggtaggttgccggatataaaacactgacattaCGAGTGAACAGTTTTGCTCGGTATATAGGCTATAATTAGCCCAATAAATCACTAAGATGATCCAGCTATAATTACcctaaaaagaagaagaaaaggattgGGGGGGTTCAGACCGTGCTCCGGGAAGAGAATCCTGTCCCCACTAACCATCTTTACATGTAATACAAATACTATCCAACCATCGTTCAATCAGTTAACCAACTGATTGGACCACATAACCAGACCATGGTTCGGTTTCATTTTATGGACTTGGGAGGCGGGATGTTGGATTAGTGGGATGGTGGGCATATAGTGTAGATAAGGCACTGGGGAATATAGAATGAGGAGCATTGTAGAGCCATGTCTTACTGCAGAATCAAATATTGTTCAATGAGGAGAAAGAGATGAGAGGGCGATCCTATGCTGATCCAACTATTGATCTTGAAATTgtaatttttattttcctaaCATTTTTATCCTAGATAATATGACTAAAATATGCTTGATTTTTACCTTTTTAGAAGTAATTGCAAGAAGCCCTACCCCATTTCAAGAAACAAAGCGCCACCACATTTTGAATAtgtttagagcaactccagctATAGCCCTCAAACCAATGCTCCCAAAGGTCAAATGTTGGTTCTCTCAATTTTTAAAGGATCACAAAAATATGTCAAACTCTAGCAATAGTCCCCATGGATAGAGGCTCCTGAGAGACCCAGGAATGGAGGGTGGATGGGGTATTTTGGAGGCCTCCCCAAAATGGGAAGCCTAGTAGAATGCCTGTTGGAGTGCATTTTTTGACTTGGTCTTTTAAAATTGGGGTAGAGGTTATTTAAAGGGTTTGCTGGAGTTCTCTTACTCCATCCATCCTAAAAATAATACAATTTTGGCTATGTACCTCGACACGCACTTGTTCAGATACATAGTCAGAATTGCATTTTTtcgagatggagggagtagtacataAGCACACTACCAACAAAATGGCACCACAACGCTGCAATAGTACGAGCATCATACAAAGGGAAAACCACAGGTAGTTGTGCCCTTTCACTTACATATTACATACTAGAGCAAAACGACCACCCTTGCATCAGCGGTGCTATCCTATCCCCTGTCCCTTTTTCccatcatgatttttttttcatgaataATCTATCACCAATTTCCCGTAGAGGTTTTGAGCTAAATTACACGATTGGCGTATATCTTTATGGTTCGCTTGTACATCAGCAACTAATTCAACATACATTTCTAGATACTTCTCAAAGACCGCTTGGTATCGTTCGAACCATATTTATGAAAAACACATAATTTCTAGTCTCCTCTGTTACCCAAACAACTCTCCAAACATGAttcaatgtttcaaaaaaaatcttttcAAATAACCTATTAAAGTTAAAGGATGTGATTAGCCttctattattattattattattattattattattatcattattattatcattatcattattattattattattattccaATCTAGAATTAAACAATCCTGTCTTGATAGACTTTTGATTTATGTGTTTGCTTCttaatttatatgaaaatcAAATTACTATTTTTAGTTTATTAATCCTGAATTTAGCTACACATTAGTTGCATTTGATATTGACGCATACTCTTTATTTGTGTATTTTGTTAAAAACTCTCCGATTTAATTTGAGTCATTGTATGATCGTTAAAATCAACGGCGCatatgtttttattttcttagtTCACATGACAATTACTATCCCCTCTCGACGAATATGGtgattttttaatatttttaactAAGATAATAGATTTCAACTAGTTCATAACATGTATCCATGTATTTCTCATAAAAAGTGAATCTCACCTATTGATCATCCCAAGTATTACATCATAAATTTTTCATGTTTGTATACATATAAAATAAAGTTTCTAAAATTAGGAAGGAAGATGACACTGGGAACCATCTCTCTTTCCAAAATCTAATCTTAGTATTATCTTATATTTCGCAGCTATATCTTAACTTACTTAAGTTTTATACTACACTAATTTATTTCATTGGTAGCTACTATACTTTATGTACTAACACAATTGCACAAGTCACTTACCACTGATGAATACATTATATATTATGATTCAACCACCACACAAGCATCGTGATATGTTCACAAACTTATAATTGAAGCTTATgcaaatatatatacaaacttaatTCATTTGAAAGGATAATAACATTTCAACCTAATTCGAGTCACAAATAAACATTGTCTAATATCTTTTACCAATTTAATATGATAATAGACTCATCATCCTTCGCTTTTGTTAAGTGATGAGTGTTACACTCATTCTGACCCAAAAAATGTTTGTCTAGGGCAACTTCGATCCATCCTCATCATTTTCATCGTGGACTTACTACAGAATAACTTGGGGGCTGTGGTCATGAAATTAAGATTGTTGGCACCCTACTAAAAATACGTAATGTAAGATGTTTTTCTTTCTAATTTTGTATGATTTATAACATATATATTTCCTTCAAATCTAAATGTTTTAAATAGAAGTACTGGGTGGTATAAATTAGAAGATTTTTGTCTCCGAGTTCTGGAGCCTTCAGATTGCAACCCTTGGGTTTGTGCGTGAGTAGTTGGTTTCACCCGACATAAGCTGCATGGCCGTATGGATGGATCATATGCACGCAGCACGCACCTGCTGCGTTCCTCGTTCCTTGCTGCGTGTGTGTACACTGTAAAGGGGGGGACCTGTGCGGCTGTGCTGCGTAAACTGTAAAGCCTGCGGATCAAAAGCCGCTGCGACCACAGCAACAAAAGGAGGACGACTCGCATATACAGTTTTAGGAGACAAGCTATCTTGGGATTCCTGAACATGGCCGCAGAGTCCACTAAGCTCGcctgctccggctcctcctcgatGGAGTTTGGCTCCAGTCATTTGCCCTTGCCCATGGATGGCCCAATGGAGCTGCTTGCTCGTAGTATTCCACTATGTTGCACTGCACTGACTGCCTGCTATTAGTCTTGGGGGTTGCCAAGAACTTGACCCAAGAAAGCAGCAGTCATATGTTCCCGGCCTTTCAGCCAAGATCAGCTATGTGCCTATGTTCATACTAGAACAGGGCAAAAATTGTGGGTAACGTGTGGCCTCCTTACAAACGGATCCACGTTCCATGCGTGCACACGGACAACCTTAAACCCTAGACGTCATCTGCCGCGCGCCTCCTACGAATCCAAACCGAATCCACGGCTGCACATGTGctcctctctctcacacacttGACCCAAGGACGACCAGATTGCCAGACCCCCACGATCTGCATCTCTCCATTGGATTGGACCACTAGCTGGGCTTGGACCCCTATGTTTGTAGCGTTAACTTCTGCCAAGTACTGCAGGCTTTTCGGTcgcacatgcatgcatcagcTCCTTCATGGCTCCACCACCGTCCTTCGTTTCTCCGTGCTcggcaagagagagagagagaggagatgagGAGTGAGCAAGACTGCAAGAGCTACTGAGCATTCGGCCATTCGCCATCCGGTAGCAGTATTTGGCGAGGCCGATTGACCTCTAGCCGGCACTGCTGGGCAGTCACACACAACTTGAAGTCTAGTAGAGGACTAGTAGAAGTGACGAGTGAGGCGAGAGGAGGATGCAGAGCTACACGCTACTCGAGTCAGTGCACACAGCTACTACCCCTGCCTGCGCACACTTGATACTTCTAGTCTTCTgtacagtgttttcctctcgcTGATGTATTAAACTTGACGATCTGGTAGTCTTGTCCGAGGGAGCCGGGCTGAGATCTGACGCGGCTACAGTAGCGTTCGACTCGAGCGGGAGAGGGGGGAGTGTCTTTTACAGGGCAGTGAGGGGAGCACGCCCTCCCCCCGTGCCCCTCTGCTTCCTGCCGCCTGCCGAGCTCCGTCTCTACTACAGTTTGCTACTCCGGCTTCAGGGGCTTGAAGCCTTGAAAAGGGAGCGGTTTCTGGGAGGTGCCCAGGCCATGGAGTGCTCCCGGGGAAGGCGGAGATGGAGGTGGAGTGGCAGATCCATGCTAAAGCTGGCGGGGTTGTGCCTCGCCGTTGCCATCTGCCTGTGCGGCGTTCGGTCCCTGGCGTGCGGCGGCAGTGGCTGCAGGGCGCGCACTGTGTTGCTCCGTTCAGGTAAGGAATCAAGCGAGCTCTTCTGTTTTTGCGCATATGCTCGCTGCATTTCGGCAACTTGGTTTCTTTCCAGCCAGTGACCTGCTATTGATGGTTATTGGTGTTGCACCTTTCTCGTCCATTCTCTTGTTCTTGCCGAGGTTCATTTCTTGGTTGCAATATGCCTGCGCACGTGTTGTTCTTGCTCCTCCCGTCCTCCGTGCATCTGCTCTGTGCTGCACAGAAGGCGTGATGTGAAAGCAAAATATTTTGATCTTTGTTGCACTGGATTGCCGCACTTCAGCTTAGGATTGAGAGGATCGTTGGCTAAATACTCTAACATCGTGTGTTCTCTTTCTCTGTCAGACTTCTGGAGACGGACTGCAGCCTCTTGTGTTAATCAGGTGCGTATGCATCCCCCTCTTCTAGCTGATTTTCTCCTGAAATGCATACCGATGACACGGCACAGAGATCAAACGACTTGATTAGCTCCATGCACATACTCTGCTCCTCCGCATTCATCAAATCGGAGCCCAAATAGTCACAACTCACACAGCAACCGCACCCGGCTCCGCCATGGCTGGTGCACACTGCTGCTCCCACTAAGCGCGAACAGGCACAGGCACGGCCGTTCCAGCTCACTGCCCCTTCCGACAGCCCTTCAACGCCGCCGGGTTCCATGGCCTTTTGACCATACGTTGCTGCCGATCCATCGATCGACGATCGATGCCACAGCGCGCGCGATAGCGACCTTACCGACAGATACGTACGTGTGAGTGTGACGAGAGTGATGAGCGAGCGATCGTACCCTCAGGCACTGATGATTCATTATTCTTCTTGCTGCTTGCTCACAGGGACAGGGGTGCTTTGCTTCCGGCGGcgggcaatggcggcggctgctggcgGAGGGGCCGGGGTCCTACCCGCCGCGGTGCACGTCCAAGTGCGGCGACTGCAGCCCGTGCTACCCGGTGCACGTGGCCGTGCCGCCGGGCGTGCCGGTGACCACGGAGTACTACCCGGAGGCGTGGCGGTGCAAGTGCGGCAACCGGCTCTACATGCCGTGAGGCCAATTCCGAGCAAGGAGGCGGCCCGGCCGGTGAGCCTGTCCAGAGCGCAGCCTGCGCCCGTGCGCAGCTCCGGTCGGGTGCTGGCTCGACGCCGCATTATTGCACCGGTCCTGTGCGTTTCGCCTGCGCGCGAGCGGTGGCGCGGTGTCGTGGTCCTctccgcgcgcgggcgcgcgcgcATGGGCTGGATCTGCAGCGCGCCCGTGGTGGCGACCTACCACACCGGGCGCTGGGATACCGAGGCTGCGCGCGTCTTTTTTTCCGTGGGGGAGGCGCGCGTTGGAATTCGCACGGCC
This window encodes:
- the LOC101775711 gene encoding uncharacterized protein LOC101775711 — its product is MECSRGRRRWRWSGRSMLKLAGLCLAVAICLCGVRSLACGGSGCRARTVLLRSDFWRRTAASCVNQGQGCFASGGGQWRRLLAEGPGSYPPRCTSKCGDCSPCYPVHVAVPPGVPVTTEYYPEAWRCKCGNRLYMP